A part of Neodiprion pinetum isolate iyNeoPine1 chromosome 4, iyNeoPine1.2, whole genome shotgun sequence genomic DNA contains:
- the LOC124217497 gene encoding facilitated trehalose transporter Tret1-like, which produces MVNTLIASWRSYPMWLQWVASIAVMFKLFVCGLSLGWASPYTAQFLSGDSPFPATTEEVSWISSMFQLGRIPGAILAAIGVQYLGSKKVLIGNGLAFLISWILSIAAYSVPWVYVTRFICGASTEAVNICYPIYLGDISSPEIRGTVMVLAMNGLTIGSMVGLTIGPYVSMRVYAYVGLVTTVIFLAMMLLLPDSPYYHASKKKFEEAEKSILAYNRKAEVDKEVKSINAFVAETQSMKFRDRLRELNLPCNRNATMNLVWFTFFAQFTGANPISVYLETISTRAMLTVISASSMPLVTTGLSILGGWLVTLFADKWQRTVMWVISNGGAGLCMTAMGLHFYLLNIGVDPNSLQWLFILSMGMSGLFHSVGTTPVPHILLGELFGASIRTLAVCICCSFGGIIGFLSIYTYQYLIDIVDEAYVYWILAVVASLAVIYGVVMMPPTKGKSLTEIQTELIRK; this is translated from the exons ATGGTGAACACCTTGATTGCATCCTGGCGAAGCTACCCGATGTGGCTGCAATGGGTCGCTTCGATAGCGG TAATGTTCAAGCTGTTCGTTTGCGGGCTCTCCCTCGGTTGGGCCTCGCCCTACACCGCGCAGTTTTTGAGCGGGGATTCACCGTTTCCCGCGACAACCGAGGAAGTGTCCTGGATATCATCCATGTTCCAACTGGGCCGAATACCGGGCGCAATATTGGCAGCAATTGGAGTCCAATACTTGGGAAGCAAAAAAGTGCTGATCGGAAACGGATTGGCATTTTTGATATCCTGGATTTTGTCAATCGCGGCTTACTCTGTGCCCTGGGTCTATGTGACAAGATTCATTTGCGGAGCTAGCACCGAGGCGGTGAATATCTGCTACCCTATTTACCTCGGGGATATTTCTAGCCCCGAGATTCGAGGCACCGTCATGGTCCTGGCGATGAACGGCTTGACCATAGGTTCCATGGTAGGCTTAACCATAGGGCCCTACGTCTCGATGAGAGTTTACGCTTACGTGGGTCTTGTAACGACCGTCATATTCCTTGCGATGATGCTGTTGCTTCCGGATTCACCGTATTACCATGCGAGCAAGAAGAAATTTGAGGAAGCAGAGAAATCCATTCTTGCTTACAACCGAAAGGCAGAAGTCGACAAAGAGGTGAAATCGATTAATGCATTCGTCGCCGAAACGCAATCGATGAAATTCAGGGACAGATTGCGGGAGTTGAATTTACCCTGCAACAGAAATGCTACGATGAATTTGGTATGGTTCACCTTCTTTGCCCAATTCACCGGAGCCAACCCCATATCGGTATATCTAGAAACAATCTCCACGAGAGCAATGCTGACTGTGATATCAGCTTCATCGATGCCGCTTGTAACGACAGGTCTAAGCATTTTAGGCGGGTGGCTGGTAACGCTGTTTGCTGACAAATGGCAACGGACGGTAATGTGGGTTATTTCAAACGGCGGTGCCGGCTTATGCATGACGGCCATGGGACTTCATTTCTATCTTCTGAATATCGGCGTGGATCCAAATTCGCTGCAATGGTTGTTCATTTTGTCGATGGGAATGTCTGGGCTATTTCACAGTGTGGGAACCACTCCCGTACCTCACATACTACTCGGCGAACTTTTCGGGGCTAGCATACGAACTCTGGCCGTCTGCATCTGCTGCTCGTTCGGAGGCATCATCGGCTTTCTCTCGATATACACCTACCAATATCTGATCGACATCGTGGACGAGGCTTACGTATACTGGATACTGGCAGTGGTTGCCTCACTCGCCGTGATTTACGGCGTCGTTATGATGCCTCCGACGAAGGGAAAATCTTTGACAGAAATACAGACTGAATTGATAAGGAAATAG